The Deinococcus wulumuqiensis R12 genome has a window encoding:
- a CDS encoding V-type ATPase subunit subunit G family protein → MDVSSRVLSELASREAALDQQIEQAREEARREVAAAEQEARRIVSEAEARAGQLQAEHDRTLEAETGRIREEARAQAQAQAQDTQARAAGRVQQAAEQILRAVLP, encoded by the coding sequence TTGGACGTTTCAAGTCGAGTCTTGAGTGAACTGGCGAGTCGCGAAGCCGCCCTCGATCAGCAGATCGAGCAGGCCCGCGAGGAAGCCCGGCGCGAAGTCGCAGCCGCCGAGCAGGAAGCCCGCCGGATCGTCTCGGAAGCTGAGGCGCGTGCCGGGCAGTTGCAGGCCGAGCACGACCGCACGCTGGAAGCAGAAACCGGTCGCATTCGCGAAGAAGCCCGTGCCCAGGCTCAGGCCCAGGCGCAGGACACCCAGGCCCGCGCTGCCGGGCGCGTGCAGCAGGCCGCCGAGCAGATTCTGAGGGCGGTGCTGCCGTGA
- a CDS encoding ammonium transporter produces the protein MTRRLPAPLWLLAGISLLSSASASAAAPRLDTGDTAWMLMSAALVLLMTPGLAFFYGGLTRARSVLNTMMMSVVSLGLVGVLWMVAGYSLAFGKGGAWFGDLSHAGLAGLAGQLTGTVPTYVFAAFQAMFAIIAVALISGAVVERMRFGAFVLFAGLWSLLIYSPLAHWVWSADGWLFKDGALDFAGGTVIHISAGVSALVAAWVLGPRLGYPRRTHLPHNVPLVLLGAGLLWFGWMGFNAGSALGANQTAALAFMNTLVAPAAAMLAWLGWESRNGGKPTAVGAATGLVVGLVAITPACAFVSPWAAVLTGLLGASASYWTVQVKHRLLPDDALDVFACHGVAGIVGALLTGLLAWTTGSGKPVPEQFMTQLVSVVAALAFAGIGSFVLLKLVSLVVPLRVSAQSEVSGMDLGAHSEQGYSEHELTLGAPVFLGGD, from the coding sequence GTGACCCGCCGACTCCCTGCACCGCTCTGGCTGCTGGCTGGCATCAGCCTGCTTTCGTCTGCGTCTGCCAGTGCCGCTGCCCCCCGGCTCGACACGGGCGACACCGCCTGGATGCTGATGTCGGCGGCGCTGGTGCTGCTGATGACGCCCGGCCTCGCCTTCTTTTACGGCGGCCTGACCCGCGCCCGCAGCGTTCTGAACACCATGATGATGAGTGTGGTCAGCCTGGGGCTGGTCGGGGTGCTGTGGATGGTGGCCGGTTATTCGCTCGCCTTCGGGAAGGGCGGCGCGTGGTTCGGCGACCTGAGCCATGCCGGACTCGCTGGCCTGGCCGGGCAGCTCACGGGCACCGTGCCCACGTACGTTTTTGCGGCGTTTCAGGCCATGTTCGCCATCATCGCCGTCGCCCTGATTTCGGGCGCGGTGGTCGAGCGGATGCGTTTCGGGGCGTTCGTGCTGTTTGCCGGTCTCTGGAGCCTGCTGATCTATTCGCCGCTGGCCCACTGGGTCTGGAGCGCGGACGGCTGGCTGTTCAAGGACGGCGCCCTGGACTTCGCGGGCGGCACGGTCATTCACATCTCGGCGGGGGTGTCGGCGCTGGTGGCGGCCTGGGTGCTGGGGCCGCGCCTGGGCTACCCGCGCCGCACCCACCTGCCGCACAATGTCCCGCTGGTGCTGCTCGGGGCCGGGCTGCTCTGGTTTGGCTGGATGGGCTTCAACGCCGGGTCCGCGCTGGGGGCCAACCAGACGGCGGCGCTGGCCTTCATGAATACCCTGGTCGCGCCCGCCGCCGCAATGCTGGCGTGGTTGGGCTGGGAAAGCCGCAACGGGGGCAAGCCGACGGCGGTGGGGGCCGCCACCGGGCTGGTGGTGGGACTCGTGGCGATTACCCCGGCGTGCGCCTTCGTGTCGCCCTGGGCCGCCGTGCTGACCGGTCTGCTGGGGGCCAGCGCGAGCTACTGGACCGTGCAGGTCAAGCACCGCCTGCTGCCGGACGACGCCCTCGACGTGTTTGCCTGTCACGGGGTCGCGGGCATCGTGGGGGCGCTGCTGACCGGGCTGCTGGCGTGGACCACCGGCAGCGGCAAACCGGTGCCCGAGCAGTTCATGACCCAGCTCGTCAGCGTCGTCGCAGCCCTGGCGTTTGCCGGAATCGGCAGTTTCGTGCTGCTCAAGCTGGTGTCGCTCGTCGTGCCGCTGAGGGTGTCGGCCCAGTCGGAAGTCTCGGGCATGGACCTCGGCGCCCACAGCGAACAGGGGTACAGCGAACACGAACTGACTCTTGGGGCCCCCGTGTTTCTGGGTGGCGACTGA
- a CDS encoding P-II family nitrogen regulator, which translates to MKLITAVVRPERVQQVKEALFQAGISGLTLGRVSGHGGEQELVEHYRGTRVMIEFRDKVELRMAVSEPFVEPAIAAICRSARTGEVGDGKIFVQPLERVVRIRTGEEDHAALTPVTESRAVPLGEVL; encoded by the coding sequence ATGAAGCTCATCACAGCGGTGGTTCGGCCCGAGCGGGTGCAGCAGGTCAAGGAGGCTCTGTTTCAGGCCGGTATCAGCGGACTCACGCTGGGCCGGGTCAGTGGGCACGGCGGCGAGCAGGAACTGGTCGAGCACTACCGGGGCACGCGGGTCATGATCGAATTTCGTGACAAGGTGGAACTGCGCATGGCGGTCAGCGAGCCGTTCGTGGAGCCGGCCATCGCCGCCATCTGCCGCAGCGCCCGGACCGGGGAGGTCGGCGACGGCAAGATTTTCGTGCAGCCGCTGGAGCGCGTCGTGCGCATCCGCACCGGCGAGGAGGACCACGCGGCGCTCACGCCCGTGACCGAATCCCGCGCCGTTCCCCTGGGAGAAGTCCTGTGA